A stretch of Treponema vincentii F0403 DNA encodes these proteins:
- the ssnA gene encoding putative aminohydrolase SsnA, with protein sequence MLLVGNGMLITRDPDKPFIENGCVCIDGGSIKEVGTDAELRAKYPAAGYIDAKKRCIMPSFINTHHHIYSAFARGVALKNYNPQNFLDILKGLWWHLDNNLLLEDTKYSAYTTLIDCIKNGVTTVFDHHASYGETTGSLFTLADVAEELGLRVNLCYEVSDRNGEAEMKKAVAENAEFIRACQKKKNPKQAAMMGLHAAFTLSDKTLEYCASQLPAGAGYHIHVAEGMSDVFDSVQKHGKRIVQRLYDFDILGKHTFAVHCIHINPLEMDLLKETDTMVVHNPESNMGNAVGCPPVLEIFKRGILIGLGTDGYTSDMLESYKVANILHKHNTCDATAAWTEIPEMLFTNNAKIAARYFDGELGVLKAGANADVIVTDYNPLTPLHEGNANGHILFGMNGRSVVTTIAAGKVLMKDRVVTVADEEAIFAKSREVSAALWKRL encoded by the coding sequence ATGTTATTAGTTGGAAACGGTATGCTTATCACCCGCGATCCGGACAAACCTTTTATCGAAAACGGTTGTGTCTGCATCGACGGCGGTTCCATTAAAGAAGTCGGTACCGATGCCGAATTGCGGGCAAAGTATCCCGCGGCGGGGTATATCGACGCAAAAAAACGGTGCATCATGCCTTCTTTTATCAACACGCATCATCATATTTACAGCGCCTTTGCCCGCGGTGTTGCGTTAAAAAACTATAACCCGCAAAATTTTTTGGATATTTTAAAAGGTCTATGGTGGCATCTTGATAATAATCTCCTTTTAGAGGACACAAAATACAGCGCGTATACAACGCTGATCGACTGCATTAAAAACGGCGTAACCACGGTTTTCGACCATCACGCAAGTTACGGCGAAACAACGGGAAGTCTTTTTACCCTTGCGGATGTCGCGGAGGAGCTCGGCTTGCGGGTGAACCTTTGCTATGAAGTTTCAGACCGGAACGGCGAGGCGGAAATGAAAAAGGCTGTTGCCGAAAATGCCGAATTTATCCGCGCCTGTCAAAAAAAGAAGAATCCCAAACAGGCGGCGATGATGGGGCTCCATGCGGCATTCACGTTATCCGATAAAACGCTCGAATATTGCGCTTCTCAGCTTCCGGCGGGTGCGGGCTACCACATCCATGTAGCTGAGGGTATGTCCGATGTATTCGATTCGGTGCAAAAACACGGGAAACGGATTGTGCAGCGCCTCTACGATTTTGATATCCTCGGTAAGCATACCTTTGCCGTGCACTGTATCCATATCAATCCTTTGGAAATGGATTTATTGAAGGAAACCGATACGATGGTTGTACACAACCCCGAATCGAATATGGGCAATGCGGTAGGCTGCCCGCCGGTATTGGAAATCTTTAAACGCGGTATTTTGATCGGGCTCGGCACGGACGGATATACCAGCGATATGCTTGAATCGTATAAGGTCGCGAATATCCTGCATAAGCACAATACCTGCGATGCCACCGCCGCATGGACGGAAATTCCCGAAATGCTCTTTACCAATAATGCAAAGATTGCCGCGCGGTATTTTGACGGTGAACTCGGCGTTCTTAAAGCGGGAGCAAATGCGGACGTGATTGTTACCGATTATAATCCGCTGACGCCTCTCCATGAAGGTAATGCAAACGGTCACATTCTGTTCGGTATGAACGGCCGCAGCGTAGTAACAACCATCGCGGCGGGCAAGGTACTGATGAAAGACCGCGTCGTTACCGTCGCCGATGAAGAAGCTATCTTTGCCAAATCGCGTGAAGTAAGCGCCGCCCTGTGGAAACGGCTGTAA